The Kluyveromyces lactis strain NRRL Y-1140 chromosome B complete sequence genome contains a region encoding:
- the RPR2 gene encoding ribonuclease P protein subunit RPR2 (similar to uniprot|P40571 Saccharomyces cerevisiae YIR015W RPR2 Subunit of nuclear RNase P which cleaves tRNA precursors to generate mature 5' ends not shared between Rnase MRP and Rnase P in contrast to all other Rnase P protein subunits) → MKIVKNHSLDEVCMQTGTVLGQSLHRPTCYKMSERTAKVKENKKKSNIDSDGTIQIPAPKGIGNKEHYQRLNYLIQSSAFLATQIRDKDEALSRNYIKNMDSIRKKNQLALSPHMKRQVCKKCQRLLIAGRNLQMKIMNGSKKKGKNLRKSDVLVYQCICGETKKFPIGKDPTYQLHLEKPGILINV, encoded by the coding sequence atgaaaattgTTAAGAACCACTCACTAGATGAGGTTTGTATGCAAACAGGGACAGTTCTAGGTCAAAGTTTACACCGGCCAACCTGTTATAAGATGAGCGAACGGACGGCGAAAGTTAAAgagaacaaaaagaaatcgaaCATCGATTCGGATGGAACAATACAAATTCCTGCACCAAAGGGTATTGGGAATAAAGAGCATTACCAAAGGTTGAACTATCTCATACAATCCTCGGCCTTCCTAGCAACACAGATACGTGATAAAGACGAAGCCTTGAGCCGAAACTACATAAAAAATATGGATTCTATAcggaagaagaaccagCTTGCACTATCTCCGCACATGAAGAGACAAGTTTGTAAGAAATGTCAAAGGTTGCTAATAGCAGGACGGAACCTCcagatgaaaataatgaacGGAAGTAAGAAAAAGGGCAAGAACCTACGTAAATCCGATGTACTTGTGTACCAGTGCATATGCGGTGAAACTAAGAAGTTCCCCATCGGTAAGGACCCTACATATCAATTGCACTTAGAGAAACCAGGAATCTTAATTAACGTATAA
- the MIM1 gene encoding Mim1p (some similarities with uniprot|Q08176 Saccharomyces cerevisiae YOL026C MIM1 Mitochondrial outer membrane protein that mediates assembly of mitochondrial beta-barrel proteins also proposed to be involved in mitochondrial import): protein MAEEVFNDIPEELHATILSRGDSLNVMNSHDLEQDTDDLREENRQYLTNLADTGVSVSRSPSTTSTTSLSQLSSEKNGVSFGKILSFAGSCSINLVLPFINGLMLGFGELVAHELSWNWNWFNRKNTGYRIFPESRKKFEYDITETHPSNSGKTVNDTESNDKFL, encoded by the coding sequence ATGGCTGAAGAGGTTTTCAACGATATTCCGGAGGAGTTGCATGCTACCATTTTGTCCAGAGGTGATAGTTTGAATGTTATGAATTCGCACGATTTGGAACAAGATACCGATGATTTAAGAGAAGAGAACAGACAGTATTTGACTAATTTGGCGGATACCGGTGTTTCTGTGTCTAGAAGTCCTAGCACGACGAGTACTACTAGTTTGAGTCAACTGTCTAGTGAAAAGAATGGTGTTTCCTTCGGTAAGATCTTATCATTCGCAGGATCATGTTCTATAAATTTAGTTCTTCCCTTTATTAACGGGCTAATGCTTGGGTTTGGTGAGCTAGTGGCTCATGAGTTGAGCTGGAATTGGAACTGGTTTAATAGGAAGAACACAGGATACCGTATATTCCCTGAAAGTAGGAAAAAGTTTGAATATGACATCACTGAGACACATCCATCAAACTCTGGCAAGACAGTTAATGATACAGAAAGTAATGATAAATTTTTGTAA